One Aegilops tauschii subsp. strangulata cultivar AL8/78 chromosome 7, Aet v6.0, whole genome shotgun sequence genomic window carries:
- the LOC109732500 gene encoding disease resistance protein PIK6-NP-like has translation MAETVVSMARSMVRGAISVAASAAAAEVGLLVGVRKDIWFIKDELETMEAFLEVAESIKKKDVLLKVWAKQVRDLSYNIEDCLSEFMVHVGSQSFLRRLMKLKDRHRIAVRIRDLKARVEEVSIRNTRYNLIKAEASNTTGDMDSHMEDVRNHSASNIDEAELVGFSKPKKELIKLMDVKTEEGTAKVVFVVGMGGLGKTTLARKAFESKEDIVNNFSCQAWITVSQTFSKIEMLKDMIMQLFGNEDLKKRLKELEGKTVQVDDLARYLREKLQEKRYFIVLDDLWTIDAWGWIKDIAFPTTNIKGSRIIVTTRDIGLAQQCTSKSLIYHLEHLHIDQATNLLLKKIGKTDEETKSDERMLNVISKIVNKCGGLPLAILTIGGLLATKVVEMWESIYEQIPSELGTNPSLEAMRRMVTLSYNHLPSHLKSCFLYLSIFPEDFEIKRRHLVDRWIAEGLVRASGGVNVEDVGIGYFNELINRNMIQLSKVNVEGIVKSCRVHDIMRDVMVSISRDENFVHLVGNSEASIIEGNFRHVSYHGSKGQNIGMDWSHVRSLTMFGERPAEPSPSVCSTNMRMLRALDLKNTLFKIRQKDINNIGLLCLLKYVDFKGPSYIYALPKSIRRLRGLQNLDIRDSYIVALPTEITELHSLRSLRCSRWAPYSSRWSKTNGVGVPRGISKLKELQILEVVDINQTSKKAVKELGELIQLRKLSIVGKGRFADQKRKILYLCAAIEKLSSLRSLSLDVGSGSLEWLHNVSSPPALLKKLKLLGDLGGKMPEWVGSLKHLVKIHLEWSRLKEDQVTEMLGKLPKLMLFSLDSYAYVGKKLVFRAEAFVNLRKLSIDITYPLTEVRFEKGASPKMELIEFSDGDLKSEIIGINHLPVLKQISLGRKGRVANLGMLQAEVDKHPNNPVLQLEGDLQRA, from the exons ATGGCGGAGACAGTGGTGAGCATGGCGAGGTCCATGGTGAGGGGCGCCATCAGCGTGGCCGCTTCTGCCGCTGCCGCTGAGGTGGGCCTCCTCGTCGGCGTCCGAAAGGATATCTG GTTCATTAAAGACGAGCTCGAGACGATGGAGGCATTCCTGGAGGTCGCTGAATCAATAAAGAAGAAAGATGTGCTCCTCAAGGTGTGGGCAAAACAAGTAAGGGATCTGTCGTACAACATTGAAGATTGCCTCAGTGAGTTCATGGTGCATGTGGGAAGCCAAAGCTTCTTACGTCGGCTCATGAAGCTCAAAGATCGCCATCGGATCGCTGTACGGATACGCGATCTCAAAGCAAGAGTTGAAGAAGTAAGCATCAGGAACACACGCTATAACTTGATCAAGGCGGAGGCCTCCAACACCACGGGTGACATGGATTCTCACATGGAAGATGTTCGCAATCACTCGGCTAGCAACATTGATGAAGCAGAACTTGTTGGCTTTTCCAAGCCGAAGAAGGAGTTAATTAAGTTGATGGATGTCAAGACTGAAGAAGGTACAGCCAAGGTGGTATTTGTTGTTGGCATGGGTGGTTTAGGAAAAACTACTCTTGCCAGGAAAGCATTTGAAAGTAAGGAAGATATTGTGAATAATTTTTCTTGCCAGGCTTGGATCACAGTCTCGCAGACATTTTCCAAGATAGAGATGCTCAAGGATATGATCATGCAACTTTTTGGAAATGAAGATCTGAAGAAGCGTTTGAAGGAACTTGAGGGGAAGACGGTGCAAGTAGATGATCTCGCCAGATACCTTAGGGAAAAGCTACAAGAGAAGAGGTACTTTATTGTTCTTGATGACTTGTGGACCATTGATGCATGGGGGTGGATCAAAGATATTGCTTTTCCTACTACCAACATCAAAGGTAGCCGGATAATAGTAACAACACGAGATATTGGCCTAGCTCAGCAGTGTACTTCCAAATCGCTTATTTACCACCTTGAACACCTACATATAGATCAAGCCACAAATTTGCTACTGAAAAAGATTGGGAAAACAGACGAAGAAACAAAAAGTGATGAAAGGATGCTGAACGTGATTTCCAAAATAGTAAATAAGTGTGGTGGTTTACCATTGGCTATACTCACCATAGGAGGTTTGCTTGCTACCAAAGTGGTAGAAATGTGGGAGAGTATTTATGAGCAGATTCCCTCAGAGCTTGGGACTAACCCAAGCCTTGAAGCAATGAGGAGGATGGTTACTCTTAGTTACAACCATTTGCCATCTCATCTTAAATCGTGCTTCCTATATTTAAGCATCTTTCCGGAAGATTTTGAAATCAAGAGAAGACATTTGGTTGATAGATGGATAGCAGAGGGGCTTGTTAGAGCTAGTGGTGGAGTTAATGTTGAGGATGTTGGAATAGGTTATTTCAATGAGCTAATCAACCGAAACATGATTCAACTATCAAAAGTGAACGTAGAAGGAATTGTTAAGAGCTGCCGGGTCCATGATATCATGCGTGATGTAATGGTCTCAATTTCTAGAGATGAAAACTTTGTGCACCTGGTGGGAAATAGTGAAGCCAGTATAATTGAGGGGAATTTCCGTCATGTATCATACCATGGTAGCAAGGGCCAAAATATTGGCATGGATTGGAGCCATGTTCGGTCATTAACAATGTTTGGTGAGAGACCCGCAGAGCCCTCACCTTCAGTTTGTTCAACCAACATGAGGATGCTTAGAGCCTTGGATCTAAAGAATACACTGTTTAAAATTAGACAAAAAGATATCAACAACATTGGGTTGTTGTGCCTTTTGAAATATGTGGATTTTAAAGGACCTTCATATATATATGCACTTCCGAAGTCTATACGGAGATTAAGAGGATTGCAGAACTTGGACATCAGAGACAGTTATATTGTAGCACTGCCAACTGAGATCACTGAACTCCATAGTCTCCGCAGCCTTCGCTGTAGCAGATGGGCTCCGTACTCTAGCCGGTGGTCCAAGACAAATGGTGTTGGGGTTCCAAGAGGGATCAGTAAATTAAAGGAGCTGCAGATACTAGAGGTGGTGGACATCAATCAAACCAGCAAGAAAGCAGTTAAAGAGTTGGGGGAGCTTATTCAGCTAAGAAAACTAAGCATTGTAGGTAAAGGAAGGTTTGCCGATCAAAAACGCAAGATACTCTATCTCTGTGCCGCCATAGAGAAGCTCTCCTCCCTGCGCTCTCTTAGTCTGGATGTTGGAAGTGGGTCACTCGAGTGGTTGCATAATGTTTCCTCCCCTCCTGCCCTGCTAAAGAAGTTGAAGTTGCTCGGAGATCTTGGAGGGAAGATGCCCGAGTGGGTTGGAAGTCTGAAGCATTTGGTGAAGATTCACTTGGAGTGGAGCAGACTAAAGGAAGATCAAGTCACGGAAATGCTAGGAAAGCTGCCCAAGCTCATGCTCTTCAGTCTAGATAGTTATGCTTATGTTGGGAAGAAGCTAGTGTTCAGAGCAGAAGCATTTGTGAATCTCAGAAAACTTAGTATTGATATTACTTATCCACTGACGGAGGTGCGATTCGAGAAGGGCGCCTCGCCCAAGATGGAATTGATAGAATTCAGTGATGGCGATTTGAAATCAGAGATTATTGGTATCAATCACCTTCCAGTGCTCAAGCAGATTTCACTTGGTAGAAAAGGCAGAGTGGCGAACCTTGGTATGCTGCAAGCTGAAGTGGACAAACATCCCAACAATCCCGTGCTGCAACTCGAGGGAGACCTGCAGCGAGCATGA